One genomic segment of Helianthus annuus cultivar XRQ/B chromosome 14, HanXRQr2.0-SUNRISE, whole genome shotgun sequence includes these proteins:
- the LOC110903810 gene encoding transcription factor bHLH18: MDIQNGAWFPELDMEYPHELMNQPGIYSYSELAEVFSSQGYKGYENLTTRNQHIGATTTNLVMQESNMATSTSSFAPIFGSSLNTFNISFGDITSPATINQKEISGGYKLDYHNALKATEKMNLNELHGSIELPKRVSSTTRRNRRQAQDHILAERKRREKLNQLFMSLYARLPEIKKMDKATVLEDAIKYIKHLQNRVKELEETSITGNNIIHESTASMKTSKFHGGDELDHASSFDETISLPCNRSYNPGIKVRISGNSILVRIYCQRNSLLALKVLAEMEGLHFTVMYNNALPISGNDALITIIAEMSEQFVITSMDLVKCLGSALSNFL; the protein is encoded by the exons ATGGATATCCAGAATGGGGCATGGTTTCCTGAACTA GATATGGAATATCCTCATGAGCTCATGAATCAACCAGGAATATATTCTTATAGCGAGTTAGCGGAAGTATTTTCTTCACAAGGCTACAAAGGTTATGAGAATCTGACCACCAGAAACCAACATATTGGTGCAACCACCACTAATTTAGTCATGCAAGAAAGTAATATGGCCACTTCAACCAGCTCTTTTGCTCCTATTTTTGGATCATCACTCAACACTTTCAATATATCTTTTGGGGACATCACTTCACCAGCAACCATAAACCAAAAGGAAATCTCTGGAGGATACAAATTGGATTACCATAATGCATTGAAAGCTACAGAGAAGATGAATCTCAATGAACTTCATGGATCCATTGAGCTCCCTAAAAGAGTTTCCAGTACAACTAGAAGAAACCGTAGACAAGCCCAAGACCATATCTTGGCGGAAAGGAAGAGAAGGGAGAAGTTGAACCAACTCTTCATGTCTTTGTATGCTCGCCTGCCTGAAATTAAGAAG ATGGACAAAGCTACGGTGCTTGAAGATGCAATTAAGTATATTAAACACCTTCAAAACCGCGTGAAGGAACTCGAAGAAACATCAATTACTGGAAATAATATCATCCACGAATCAACAGCTTCGATGAAGACATCCAAATTTCATGGTGGTGATGAACTTGATCATGCATCTTCTTTTGATGAGACAATTTCTTTACCTTGTAACAGATCTTATAACCCTGGGATTAAAGTAAGAATATCAGGAAACAGCATACTTGTGAGAATTTACTGCCAAAGAAATTCGTTGCTTGCATTAAAAGTCCTCGCTGAAATGGAGGGACTTCATTTCACCGTCATGTATAACAACGCTCTTCCAATCTCTGGCAATGATGCTCTAATAACCATAATCGCTGAG ATGAGCGAACAGTTCGTCATAACTTCCATGGATCTTGTAAAATGCTTAGGGTCAGCTCTTTCGAATTTTCTATGA